The genomic stretch GTTCCTCGGCGAATTGCCGGATGCGCTTGGCGTTGGCGCCGAAATCATGGCGCCCGTAGCGCGAGGCGGAGCGCACGTCGATGCGCGTCTGGCCGGCGAGCGGACGCAGGCGCACAGCGATGTCGTCGGCAAAGCCCATCACCAATGTGCGGTCGAGAAAATCGAGATGGCCGACGCCGGAGCGACCGCCGGGCGGGCGCTGGTCTATGACGCGCCAGCCGCGGCTCTGCGCCGTCTCCAGCACCAGCTGATAGGCCTCGTCCGGCTCGAGATCGACGACGATCGGCTCTATGTCGGGATAGCCGTCCCTCTGCCGCTCCGCAGTGTCGGCGTCGAAGCCGGCGGGCGTGAAGCCGGCGCGCGCCGCCACGGCCGCGCGCGAGGTGGAGAAGCGCGGCGGATCGGCCGTGTCGGTCGAGACGTCCGAGAGCACCGGCAGGCGCACGGCCTGGACCGCGAGATAGGCCGGATAGCCGAGCGTCACCGCGGCGAGAAAGGCGCCGCCGAGCGCCGCGCCCAGCCCGCGCCGGCCCTCCTGCCAGATGACGACGCAGGCGGCGAGAAACAGCAGCAGCGCGACGAGCGCCACTACGATCGCGCCGCCGAGCACAGCGAGCGAGGCCTGCGGCTCCACGGCATTGGCGCGCGCGAGGATCACGGCGATCGCCGCCACCGGCAGAGAGAAAACAGCGAGCCGCCGGCACCAGACCGCGGCGTTGGAGACGGGCTCTTCTGGGATATGGCGCAGCATGAGGCGATCATAGCATCGATCGCGGCGCGGCTCATCCACGGGGGCATGTGGAAGACGCCCGAAGGGCTCCGCGATTTTACGAATAGTTTACCCGGGTAAGGGAGACTTTAAATCAAATGCACGCATTCCTCGAGCGCCCCGCAACCGTTCAGTAGAGAGTAGCCGCCATGTCGAAGCTCGTCGCCACCGATTTCAGCGAAGCGCAATCCGCCGACCGTCCGCATGATCTACTCGCCCGCCTCTACCGCGAGATCGGCATTTCGGCCGTCGCCGCGGCGCTCGAGGTGATGATGCATCCGAGCCACGACGAGACCGAGGCCTCCGAGGATGCGCGCCTGCCGGCGATCCTCCTCGAGGAGCAGCTCGCGGCCTGACGGCCGCCAACTCTCTTCTCCCCGACTTGGGACCGCGAGCTATCCCGGCTCGCAGTCCCTTTTTTGAAGCGAGCCTCAGGGCTCGCTTTTTTATTCGATGATCGAGGCGACGACGCCGGCGCCGACGGTGCGGCCGCCTTCGCGGATGGCGAAGCGCAGCTTCTCCTCCATGGCGATCGGAACGATGAGGTTCACCTCCATCGCCACATTATCGCCCGGCATCACCATCTCGACGCCCTCGGGGAGCGTCACAATGCCGGTCACATCCGTCGTGCGGAAGTAGAACTGCGGGCGATAGTTGGTGAAGAACGGCGTATGACGGCCGCCCTCTTCCTTCGTCAGAATATAGGCTTCCGCCTTGAACTTGGTGTGCGGCTTCACAGAGCCGGGCTTCGACAGAACCTGGCCGCGCTCCACGTCCTCGCGCTTGGTGCCGCGCAGCAGCGCGCCGATATTGTCGCCCGCCTCGCCCTGATCGAGCAGCTTGCGGAACATTTCGACGCCGGTCACGGTCGTCTTCACCGTCGGGCGAATGCCGACGATCTCGACTTCCTCGCCGACCTTGACCACGCCGCGCTCGACGCGGCCCGTCACCACCGTGCCGCGGCCCGAGATCGAGAACACGTCCTCGACCGGCATCAGGAAGGGCTGATCCTTCGGACGCTCCGGCTGCGGGATATATTCGTCGACCGTCTGCATCAGCTTCAGGATCGCGTCATGGCCGATCTCGGGCGTCTTGTTCTCGAGCGCCGCCAGGGCCGAGCCCTTGGTGATCGGAATATCGTCGCCGGGGAACTCGTATTTCGACAGAAGCTCGCGAACCTCGAGCTCGACGAGCTCGAGCAGCTCGGGATCGTCGACCATGTCGACCTTGTTCAGGAACACGACGAGCGCCGGCACGCCGACCTGGCGGGCGAGCAGAATGTGCTCGCGGGTCTGCGGCATCGGGCCGTCGGCGGCGGAGACGACGAGGATGGCGCCGTCCATCTGCGCGGCGCCGGTGATCATGTTCTTCACATAATCGGCATGGCCGGGGCAGTCGACGTGCGCGTAGTGGCGATTGGTCGTCTCATACTCGACATGGGCCGTCGAGATGGTGATGCCGCGCGCGCGCTCTTCCGGGGCCTTGTCGATCTGGTCATAGGCCGTGAAGGTCGCGCCGCCCGACTCGGCCAGAACCTTGGTGATCGCCGCCGTCAGCGACGTCTTGCCATGGTCCACGTGACCGATCGTGCCGATGTTGCAATGCGGCTTCGTGCGTGAGAATTTTTCCTTGGCCATGCTTTCTGGTTCCCGGTTGCGGCGCGCCTCGCGTCCCGCGCGCGCGTGCCTTTAAGGCGGTTGCCGCATTTCTTCAAGAGCGTTCGCGATTCCGCCGGGCCGCTCCAACAAGATAGGGGAGGCGCCGCCGATCGCCGCCTCCCCCTCAAACAAAGAATATTCTGTTTCGGGCTCAGAGATTTAGCTCAGAACTTGACCTTGACGCCGCCGTAGGCGGCGAGCGGCGCGCCCGGGCCGACCGTGCGCGGATTGCTGAAACCCGCCAACGCGCCGCTTTCGAAATAGGTGCCGAAAGTATAGTAGCGCCGATCGAACAGATTCTGCACGAGCGCATAGACCTCGACATTGTCCATGACCTTATAGGAGGTCTTCAGATTGACGATGCCCCAGGACGGCAGGGTCTTGTCGAGATTTGCCTCGTCGCCGGCCAGATGCACGCCGCTGGTGAAGACATAATCCAGGCCGAACTTCCATTCCGGCGTGACATTGTAATCGAAGCCGAGCTTGACGCGATGGCGCGGAATGCCCGGCAGCACATTGCCCGGACGCACATGAATCTGGCCATTTTCGTCGGCGTAGGGATTGTCGCCGGAGTTCAGCGTCATCGAACTGCGGAAGGTGGCGTCGATGAGCGCGTAATCGGCGTATAGGGCCAGGAAATCATTGCGCCATGTGACGCCGGCTTCCACGCCCTGCCGGCGCGTCTTGCCGACATTGGCGTAATAGCCGCGGCCCTGGATCACGTCGGATGGCAGCGCGAGAATGTCGTCCGAGCTCTCGGTTCGGAACAAGCCGGCGCGATAGTCGAGACGGCCATTGTCGGGGCCGATGGGGTGATAGCCGCGAAAGCCCACTTCCCAGGTCCGCGCCACCACCTGCTTCAGCGGCGGATCGGAGACGAGAAAACCATCGATCATGCAGGGATGCAGGCGGTCCGAGCAGCCGTTCTCGAGCGCCGTCGGCGCGCGATTGGCTTCCGAGTAGTTGCCGTAGACGGTGAATTCGGGAAGGAAATTATAGGTGAGGCCCGCGACCGGATTGACCCGCTGATAGACGGCGTTGCTGTTGAGCGAGACGCCGCGGTGGTCGAAGAGCGCGATATCGGCGCTGTTGAAGCGCAGGCCGGCGGTGACGGTGAGCTTATCGGTCACATCCAGCGTGTCGAGCGCATAGACGCCCCAATAGAAATTACGACCGCCGAC from Methylosinus sp. C49 encodes the following:
- the tuf gene encoding elongation factor Tu, whose product is MAKEKFSRTKPHCNIGTIGHVDHGKTSLTAAITKVLAESGGATFTAYDQIDKAPEERARGITISTAHVEYETTNRHYAHVDCPGHADYVKNMITGAAQMDGAILVVSAADGPMPQTREHILLARQVGVPALVVFLNKVDMVDDPELLELVELEVRELLSKYEFPGDDIPITKGSALAALENKTPEIGHDAILKLMQTVDEYIPQPERPKDQPFLMPVEDVFSISGRGTVVTGRVERGVVKVGEEVEIVGIRPTVKTTVTGVEMFRKLLDQGEAGDNIGALLRGTKREDVERGQVLSKPGSVKPHTKFKAEAYILTKEEGGRHTPFFTNYRPQFYFRTTDVTGIVTLPEGVEMVMPGDNVAMEVNLIVPIAMEEKLRFAIREGGRTVGAGVVASIIE
- a CDS encoding DUF1499 domain-containing protein; the protein is MLRHIPEEPVSNAAVWCRRLAVFSLPVAAIAVILARANAVEPQASLAVLGGAIVVALVALLLFLAACVVIWQEGRRGLGAALGGAFLAAVTLGYPAYLAVQAVRLPVLSDVSTDTADPPRFSTSRAAVAARAGFTPAGFDADTAERQRDGYPDIEPIVVDLEPDEAYQLVLETAQSRGWRVIDQRPPGGRSGVGHLDFLDRTLVMGFADDIAVRLRPLAGQTRIDVRSASRYGRHDFGANAKRIRQFAEELQAGLNEK